Proteins from a single region of Pseudopedobacter saltans DSM 12145:
- a CDS encoding IclR family transcriptional regulator, with protein MIQVIQRALDIFEFLAEEPHKSRSLSEISNAIGIQPSTCANIVKTLVQRGYLVKSQNQKAYFLGGQWHQVISRELYYDKLINVSRQELESLGQRINENAFVAVLEKNQRKILVKKDSTQQVQAYTPDLKNAYDTSTGRLLVALKTDEELKQFIDMYGLPEEQVWSGMSDQNVFIKEIEKIRKSGYAIIEDSGQIIGFAAPIILNEKVIAALSVYMPAFRYSEDIHNLFVDLGLQTARRISEMLKL; from the coding sequence ATGATTCAAGTAATTCAAAGAGCTTTGGATATATTCGAGTTTCTGGCTGAAGAACCTCATAAATCAAGATCGTTAAGTGAGATTTCTAATGCAATAGGCATACAACCGAGCACATGTGCTAATATTGTTAAAACGCTTGTTCAGAGAGGCTACTTGGTAAAATCTCAAAATCAGAAAGCTTATTTTTTAGGTGGACAGTGGCATCAAGTTATATCAAGAGAACTGTATTATGATAAATTGATAAATGTTTCAAGGCAGGAACTGGAGAGCTTGGGGCAACGCATAAACGAGAATGCTTTTGTGGCAGTTTTGGAAAAGAACCAAAGGAAAATATTGGTAAAAAAAGATTCCACCCAACAGGTACAGGCTTATACGCCCGATCTTAAAAACGCATATGATACATCAACCGGACGCCTACTGGTAGCGTTAAAGACGGATGAAGAGCTGAAACAATTTATAGATATGTATGGATTACCAGAAGAACAGGTATGGTCGGGGATGTCTGACCAAAACGTTTTTATCAAAGAAATAGAAAAAATTAGAAAATCGGGCTATGCCATTATCGAAGACAGTGGGCAGATCATTGGTTTTGCAGCACCAATAATTTTAAATGAAAAAGTGATAGCAGCGTTGAGTGTTTATATGCCTGCGTTTAGATATTCTGAAGATATCCATAATCTTTTTGTTGATCTGGGTTTACAGACTGCAAGAAGAATTAGTGAAATGCTGAAATTGTAA
- a CDS encoding mechanosensitive ion channel family protein, whose amino-acid sequence MPKLKESERSTFREISSIILKLILCVVLIYFSNQPPLWYKTVPILAKLVYSVMIFFSVSLSVSILRYFVVNIYIRKNKLKSSVKDNFILGINQIVSVLNTVFFIVALMYFLGINPIKFITSITIVAAAIALLSKEYISNMINGLIIMFADKLSLGDHIKVGNEEGKIVDITLLNVILQNEDNDMVVIPNSVIFNSVIINQSKQNVKKLTVEFEVDVSKKFTAEFLEEQLAVVLKDYKGFVVEDGFSVKTIFVKKDLVHFKVQVILNHYDKLRERKLRKELYHIILQIIAK is encoded by the coding sequence ATGCCTAAATTAAAAGAAAGTGAAAGAAGTACTTTTAGAGAAATATCGAGTATCATATTAAAATTGATTTTATGTGTGGTGCTAATTTATTTTTCTAATCAACCACCTCTCTGGTACAAAACTGTACCAATTTTGGCAAAACTGGTTTATTCCGTAATGATCTTCTTTAGCGTAAGTTTATCGGTTTCTATTCTGCGCTATTTTGTCGTTAATATATATATTAGAAAGAATAAGCTAAAGAGCAGTGTAAAGGATAATTTTATACTAGGGATTAATCAGATTGTTTCTGTATTAAATACGGTGTTCTTTATTGTAGCCCTTATGTACTTTTTGGGAATAAATCCTATAAAATTTATCACTAGTATAACTATCGTTGCGGCAGCTATAGCTTTATTAAGTAAAGAATATATCTCAAATATGATTAATGGGTTAATCATCATGTTTGCAGACAAACTTTCTTTGGGAGATCATATAAAAGTAGGAAATGAAGAAGGGAAAATTGTTGATATCACTTTGCTGAATGTAATACTGCAGAATGAAGATAACGATATGGTTGTAATTCCTAACTCTGTTATTTTTAACTCGGTGATAATCAATCAGTCTAAGCAAAATGTTAAGAAGTTGACCGTTGAATTTGAAGTAGATGTATCAAAGAAATTTACTGCAGAATTCTTAGAAGAACAGTTAGCGGTTGTATTGAAGGATTATAAGGGTTTTGTGGTAGAGGATGGGTTTTCCGTGAAAACTATTTTTGTGAAAAAGGATTTGGTACATTTTAAAGTTCAGGTGATTTTGAATCATTACGATAAACTTCGCGAAAGGAAATTAAGAAAAGAGTTGTATCACATTATTTTACAGATAATAGCTAAATAA
- a CDS encoding DUF4268 domain-containing protein, which produces MFTKEEASAIKKEFWTGLAQRLETRRSASGKRINWVNYKTGSRDIYFRMYADKKKAFISIDLGHEDIGIQELFYEQFLEFKSYLHNILGEEWDWELHTSDEIGRTVSKISKTLTDVNVFNKKDWNKLYDFFKPRIIALDEFWFDAKDNFDALK; this is translated from the coding sequence ATGTTTACAAAAGAAGAAGCGTCGGCTATTAAAAAGGAATTTTGGACAGGATTAGCTCAACGTTTAGAAACACGAAGATCGGCCTCCGGTAAGCGAATCAATTGGGTGAATTATAAAACAGGTAGCAGAGATATATACTTTCGCATGTATGCTGATAAAAAGAAAGCTTTCATTAGTATTGATCTTGGACATGAAGATATAGGAATTCAGGAACTGTTTTATGAGCAATTTTTGGAATTTAAATCTTATCTGCACAATATTTTAGGCGAAGAGTGGGACTGGGAATTACATACATCGGATGAAATAGGTAGAACAGTATCCAAAATATCCAAAACCTTAACGGATGTAAACGTTTTTAATAAAAAGGATTGGAACAAACTTTACGATTTTTTTAAACCTCGAATTATTGCTTTGGATGAATTTTGGTTTGATGCCAAAGACAATTTCGATGCCTTAAAATGA
- a CDS encoding phosphatase PAP2 family protein → MKTTIFLAIFLLISQVNFSEEIEKNDKQFVATITGDTSLLNARQAYKINTDLRFLYDRPRLQDAVNNVPNNLVNSLKDIVSTPYYPYSIAALGSSLALMPTDPWTIKQSRTIAENLNMSENHDYKNLGFLKIVPGNVNSAFYFLGNGTTVILIGGGLATYGLINDDYRSLSTSLQLMESLVVTGLFVQPLKRITGRESPFVTEAEGREYSHWTFAPSFKQYGRNTSRYDAMPSGHLTTAMSALVVIAENYPEKNWIKPVGYGLLGLLSFEMMQSKVHWASDYPIALLLGYITGKNIANQRIIREENRITKKKSIQKKIQLTTSSIYDI, encoded by the coding sequence ATGAAAACAACAATATTCTTAGCCATATTCTTATTAATAAGTCAGGTTAATTTCTCTGAGGAAATAGAAAAAAACGATAAGCAGTTTGTTGCAACTATTACAGGAGATACCTCTCTGCTAAATGCCAGACAGGCTTATAAAATAAATACGGATTTAAGATTTTTGTATGATCGCCCGCGCTTGCAAGATGCGGTAAATAATGTTCCCAACAATCTTGTTAATTCACTAAAAGACATAGTGTCAACGCCCTATTATCCTTATTCGATAGCGGCTTTAGGAAGTAGTTTAGCATTAATGCCGACGGATCCATGGACTATAAAGCAAAGTCGAACTATTGCAGAAAACCTGAATATGTCGGAAAACCACGACTATAAAAATTTGGGGTTTTTGAAGATAGTTCCCGGAAATGTAAATTCCGCTTTTTATTTTTTGGGGAACGGGACTACGGTAATCTTAATAGGGGGTGGGTTAGCTACTTACGGACTTATTAACGACGATTACAGATCACTGAGCACTTCTTTGCAGCTGATGGAAAGCCTGGTGGTAACCGGCCTGTTTGTTCAGCCTTTAAAACGGATTACCGGAAGAGAAAGCCCCTTTGTAACAGAAGCAGAAGGAAGAGAATATAGCCACTGGACTTTTGCACCAAGTTTTAAACAATATGGACGGAATACGTCAAGATATGACGCAATGCCATCGGGTCATTTAACGACTGCAATGTCTGCTTTAGTGGTTATCGCAGAAAATTATCCGGAAAAGAATTGGATAAAGCCAGTAGGATATGGCCTTTTAGGTTTGCTTAGTTTCGAGATGATGCAGAGCAAGGTGCATTGGGCATCAGATTATCCAATTGCATTATTATTGGGCTATATTACAGGTAAGAATATTGCCAACCAACGGATTATAAGAGAAGAAAACAGGATAACAAAAAAGAAGAGTATTCAAAAGAAGATACAATTAACCACTTCATCTATTTATGATATATAG
- a CDS encoding formylglycine-generating enzyme family protein, which yields MIYVEGGDFTLGIIGKEISQTVKINNYQISAFEITVGEYQLFTRETGCSMPPEPKWGWKKDHPIVNVTYDEALAYCQWLSEKNTSFFRLPTEAEWEYAARGGKKSKNYKFSGANNPSRVAWFRVNSGNRTHAVGKKKANELGLYDMSGNAWEWCLDWYKEYHADRRDEMINLDKVAGKIVRGGAADRLSSYSKVTKRLACYRNCRSAFNGFRVVEVTE from the coding sequence ATGATTTATGTTGAGGGGGGAGATTTTACCTTGGGAATTATCGGGAAAGAAATTTCTCAAACTGTGAAGATAAATAACTATCAAATTTCCGCTTTTGAGATCACGGTAGGAGAATATCAACTATTTACAAGAGAAACTGGTTGTTCAATGCCACCAGAGCCAAAATGGGGTTGGAAGAAAGACCACCCGATTGTCAATGTTACTTATGACGAAGCTTTGGCTTATTGCCAATGGCTAAGCGAAAAAAACACTTCATTTTTTAGATTACCAACCGAAGCAGAATGGGAATATGCTGCCAGAGGAGGGAAGAAAAGTAAGAACTATAAATTTAGTGGGGCTAATAATCCTAGCAGGGTGGCGTGGTTTAGAGTCAATAGTGGAAATAGAACTCATGCCGTTGGTAAGAAAAAGGCCAATGAATTGGGATTGTATGACATGAGTGGTAATGCTTGGGAATGGTGTTTGGATTGGTATAAAGAATACCATGCAGATAGACGCGATGAAATGATAAACTTAGACAAAGTTGCCGGGAAAATTGTTAGAGGAGGCGCGGCAGACAGACTATCTTCTTATAGTAAGGTAACCAAACGTTTAGCCTGTTATAGAAATTGTCGAAGCGCATTTAACGGATTCAGAGTAGTAGAAGTTACGGAATAA
- a CDS encoding RidA family protein, with product MKTRKNFTTGSPWEDIIGYCRAVKIGDTIEIAGTTAAKDEKGNAIEGLYNQTKAILDKLSAVLNDAGASVQDVVRTRMFLTDISQWEEAAKAHGEVFKDVKPVTTIVEVSKLIDPEILIEIEVTAILSDK from the coding sequence ATGAAAACAAGAAAAAATTTCACTACCGGTTCTCCTTGGGAGGATATCATTGGGTACTGCAGAGCTGTAAAGATTGGAGATACAATAGAAATTGCAGGCACTACCGCTGCCAAAGATGAGAAAGGCAATGCAATAGAAGGTTTGTACAATCAAACAAAGGCTATTTTAGATAAGCTATCCGCAGTATTAAACGATGCAGGAGCTTCTGTACAGGATGTTGTAAGAACAAGAATGTTTCTAACAGATATTTCACAATGGGAAGAAGCAGCAAAAGCACACGGAGAAGTTTTTAAAGATGTTAAACCAGTTACCACGATTGTGGAAGTATCTAAGTTGATTGATCCGGAAATACTTATAGAAATAGAGGTAACAGCTATTTTAAGCGATAAATAA
- a CDS encoding glycoside hydrolase family 88/105 protein, with the protein MKRYTSLILGFLFAGTHVYSQSSDLKNWPKGTSPKEVGLKIAEKFVVTPHTNFNRPTPPRVITYPETCTWYGALTFARVTGNKDLTKKLANRFEPLFHEEAKMIPVPDHVDYSVFGSVPLELYKQTKEKKYYDLGMRIADKQWGPPEGPRVVPASHVYYAQGLTWQTRMWIDDMYMINALQTQAYRVTKDLKYIDRAAKEMVVYLDSLQKSNGLFYHAPDVPYFWGRGNGWMAAGMTEILSSLPKDNPNRARIMDGYHKMMASLLKYQAPSGAWRQLIDEPTSWEESSCTGMFAYAMVTGVKKGWLDKSKYAPAARKAWLAVVNFIDENNDVRDVCEGTNKKNDKQYYFDRKRMTGDLHGQAPVLWTAAALLE; encoded by the coding sequence ATGAAAAGGTATACATCTTTAATATTGGGTTTTTTATTTGCAGGAACTCATGTTTATTCTCAATCTTCAGATTTAAAAAATTGGCCTAAAGGTACTTCGCCAAAAGAAGTTGGGCTAAAAATTGCCGAGAAATTTGTAGTCACTCCACATACAAATTTCAACAGGCCTACTCCGCCAAGAGTAATTACATATCCTGAAACATGTACCTGGTACGGTGCTTTAACTTTTGCCCGTGTAACAGGAAATAAAGATTTAACAAAAAAACTGGCAAATAGATTTGAACCACTTTTTCACGAAGAGGCAAAGATGATCCCAGTTCCAGATCACGTGGATTATAGTGTTTTCGGCTCTGTACCTTTAGAATTATATAAGCAAACCAAAGAGAAGAAATATTACGATTTAGGTATGCGAATAGCTGATAAGCAATGGGGACCACCAGAAGGGCCTCGTGTTGTACCAGCATCTCATGTATATTATGCCCAAGGTCTGACCTGGCAAACCCGTATGTGGATTGATGATATGTATATGATTAACGCACTGCAAACTCAGGCTTATAGAGTAACAAAAGATCTTAAATATATCGACAGAGCAGCAAAGGAAATGGTGGTTTATCTGGATTCTTTACAAAAAAGCAATGGTTTATTCTATCATGCGCCAGATGTTCCTTATTTCTGGGGTAGAGGTAACGGTTGGATGGCTGCTGGAATGACAGAAATTTTAAGTTCTCTACCTAAAGATAATCCTAATAGAGCTAGAATCATGGATGGTTATCATAAAATGATGGCTTCTCTTTTAAAATATCAGGCACCATCCGGAGCATGGAGACAATTAATAGATGAGCCAACATCATGGGAAGAGAGCTCCTGTACTGGAATGTTTGCTTATGCCATGGTAACCGGAGTAAAAAAAGGATGGTTAGATAAATCTAAGTACGCGCCTGCTGCTAGAAAAGCCTGGTTGGCAGTAGTTAATTTTATTGATGAAAATAACGACGTTCGGGATGTGTGCGAAGGCACCAATAAAAAGAATGATAAACAATATTATTTCGACAGAAAGAGGATGACGGGAGATTTGCATGGACAGGCTCCGGTACTTTGGACTGCAGCGGCACTCTTAGAGTAA
- a CDS encoding glucosidase family protein has product MIKKYLLIGLFALIVDRTTTFGQNRWNIQKDGSIVWKADGQLPHKDHIEMSGEKISLWVEYGLDENHRAKFTRTMVFPTFRVLPDNTRSHISHTFQDTDLPRIYINNRMIDYNTIKAGRSGSINYDVNEITHKGIMRVNATVSSPALVNMKRTFFPSVDKPLAIEKFDITNTSNQDVTVACEYVKKEIRTNAERSKVAPHSILMGTVGDGFKTLKPGETTSFSVYYLATDTPQNVFTINPEQEERNRENRVKEITSKLVLETPDKTLNTAFDFAKIRGTESIYLTKGGYMHGPGGLSYYAALWANDQAEYINPFFAFLGDKIGNKSAMNSYRWFAKFMNPEYKPIPSSIVAEGDGIWKGAGDRGDAAMIAYGASRYALANGNIDSARVLWPLIEWTLEYCNRKMNAEGVVTSDSDELENRFSAGKANLSTNSLYYDALRSSVYLAKLLGKPKAQVDKYQKQADILKNNIEKYFGGKVEGFETYRYHEGNEVLRAWICLPLTVGILDRKEGTINALFSPRLWTPDGLATQAGKETFWDRSTLYALRGVFEAGETEKAMNYLKYYSNRRLLGEHVPYPVEAYPEGNQRHLSAESGLYCRIYTEGVFGMRPVGFGSFNCTPRMPKEWNKMALKNIHSFGKVFDLTIERVGGNKLNISVKEGANTKKYTIKDGATQLINL; this is encoded by the coding sequence ATGATAAAAAAGTACCTTTTAATAGGCTTGTTTGCTTTAATAGTAGACAGAACAACTACATTCGGTCAGAATCGATGGAATATTCAAAAGGATGGTAGTATAGTGTGGAAAGCTGATGGACAGTTGCCTCATAAAGACCATATAGAAATGAGTGGTGAAAAAATTTCGTTATGGGTGGAATATGGATTAGATGAAAACCACAGAGCAAAGTTTACGCGTACAATGGTTTTTCCAACGTTTAGAGTATTGCCGGATAATACCAGAAGTCATATTTCTCATACTTTTCAGGATACAGATTTACCGCGCATCTATATTAATAATAGAATGATCGATTATAATACTATAAAAGCAGGTCGATCAGGTAGCATCAATTACGATGTAAATGAAATCACCCACAAAGGAATTATGCGGGTAAACGCAACGGTATCTTCGCCGGCACTGGTTAACATGAAAAGAACATTTTTTCCTTCAGTAGATAAACCTTTGGCTATTGAAAAGTTCGACATCACCAATACCAGCAATCAGGACGTGACTGTTGCCTGTGAATATGTGAAAAAAGAAATAAGAACCAATGCAGAGCGCAGTAAAGTTGCGCCACATTCTATTTTGATGGGAACTGTTGGAGATGGCTTTAAAACATTGAAACCGGGAGAAACAACATCTTTTTCTGTTTATTACTTAGCTACAGATACTCCTCAGAATGTATTTACCATCAATCCTGAGCAGGAAGAAAGAAACAGAGAGAATCGGGTGAAAGAAATTACCTCGAAATTAGTTTTGGAAACGCCAGATAAAACTTTGAATACCGCTTTTGATTTTGCAAAAATAAGAGGTACCGAAAGCATTTATTTAACTAAAGGAGGTTATATGCATGGCCCCGGTGGTTTGTCTTATTATGCTGCGCTTTGGGCTAATGATCAGGCAGAATACATCAATCCATTCTTTGCTTTTCTTGGAGATAAAATAGGGAACAAATCTGCGATGAATTCTTACAGATGGTTTGCTAAGTTTATGAATCCGGAATATAAACCTATTCCAAGTTCTATAGTTGCTGAAGGAGATGGTATTTGGAAGGGGGCAGGCGATAGAGGAGATGCTGCCATGATCGCTTATGGTGCATCAAGGTACGCATTAGCTAATGGTAATATAGATTCTGCAAGGGTGCTATGGCCATTAATAGAATGGACATTAGAATATTGCAATAGAAAAATGAACGCAGAAGGCGTTGTAACATCAGATAGTGATGAACTTGAAAATAGATTTTCTGCGGGTAAAGCTAACTTGTCAACTAACAGTTTGTATTATGATGCTCTAAGATCTTCTGTTTATCTCGCTAAATTATTAGGGAAGCCGAAAGCTCAGGTAGATAAATATCAAAAGCAAGCTGATATATTAAAAAATAATATAGAAAAGTATTTTGGCGGTAAAGTCGAGGGCTTTGAAACTTACCGATATCACGAAGGGAACGAGGTGTTAAGAGCATGGATATGTTTACCACTAACCGTTGGTATTCTTGACAGAAAAGAAGGGACTATCAATGCCTTGTTTTCTCCACGTTTATGGACTCCTGACGGATTAGCTACCCAGGCAGGAAAAGAAACTTTTTGGGATAGATCTACTTTGTATGCCTTACGGGGTGTTTTTGAAGCAGGGGAAACAGAAAAAGCCATGAATTATCTTAAATACTATTCTAACCGGAGATTATTAGGAGAACACGTACCATACCCCGTAGAAGCTTATCCAGAAGGTAACCAAAGGCATCTTTCTGCGGAAAGTGGTTTGTATTGCAGGATTTATACCGAAGGTGTTTTTGGAATGAGGCCTGTTGGATTTGGAAGTTTCAATTGTACTCCTAGAATGCCTAAAGAATGGAATAAAATGGCATTGAAGAATATCCACTCTTTCGGGAAAGTATTTGATCTGACTATTGAGAGAGTTGGAGGAAATAAATTGAATATCAGTGTAAAAGAAGGAGCGAATACTAAAAAGTATACCATTAAAGACGGGGCTACACAATTAATTAATTTATAA
- a CDS encoding alpha-galactosidase, which yields MKKIFIAFLTFTATLAVHAQNKEIVLETKNSALVYVIRDNQKVYQAYLGQKLNQSADYAKVGGPQKEAYIGAGMEDFFEPAIRVVHADGNPSLDLRVSEQRINKEGNITTASITLKDPKYPTQVVLHFQSFFNEDIIKTWTEIRNGEKGTITLYNYASSMLHFNAPNYWLSQFDGDYMTEMRMKESKLTTGIKTLDSKLGSRAHMYRTPVFYLSLGNLSTEKTGELIAGTLGWSGNFQSSFEIDQANNLRVINGINPYASDYKLAAGQTFVTPEFIFTHTLNGKGQATRNLHDWARNYGVLDGTKPRMTLLNNWEATHMDFNQDILVELFDGAKKLGVDLFLLDDGWFGNKYPRDADKTALGDWQTDKKKLPSGIGYLVKQAETKELKFGIWLEPEMISPKSELYERHPDWILKLPNREESLSRHQLVLDLVNPKVQDFVFKVVDDLMKENPNIAFIKWDCNRPMTSTYSPYLKTNQSNTYVDYTKSLYKVLERLRAKYPHLPIMLCAGGGGRTDYGALKYFTEFWPSDNTDGFERIFIQWGYLNFFPALTVSSHITSMGKQPIKFRTDVAMMGKMGYDIRVNKMTNEEIEFSNQAVKTYKKLSDVIWFGDLYRLISPYEEPRAVLMYADKNKNRAVVFNYILNYRRKEYLGKVKLEGLDANKKYKIEEVNLMPGTKSALAENGKVYSGDFLMKVGLNLAPGKVQAVSSSVIELTAQ from the coding sequence ATGAAGAAAATATTTATTGCGTTTCTAACTTTTACTGCAACTCTGGCGGTTCATGCACAAAACAAAGAGATTGTTTTAGAAACCAAGAATTCGGCATTAGTTTATGTCATAAGAGATAATCAAAAAGTATATCAGGCTTATTTAGGACAAAAGCTTAATCAAAGCGCGGACTATGCTAAGGTAGGAGGTCCACAGAAAGAGGCCTATATTGGTGCAGGAATGGAAGATTTCTTCGAGCCTGCAATCAGAGTGGTTCATGCAGACGGAAACCCATCTTTGGATCTTAGAGTATCAGAACAGAGAATTAATAAAGAAGGTAATATAACAACGGCAAGTATTACGCTGAAAGATCCTAAATATCCTACACAGGTTGTATTACATTTTCAAAGTTTCTTTAATGAAGATATAATTAAAACCTGGACAGAGATCAGAAACGGAGAAAAGGGAACAATCACCTTATATAATTATGCTTCTTCTATGTTGCATTTCAATGCGCCAAATTATTGGTTAAGCCAATTTGATGGTGATTATATGACTGAGATGCGAATGAAAGAATCTAAACTAACTACAGGAATTAAAACACTGGATAGTAAGTTGGGGTCCAGAGCACATATGTATCGCACACCAGTTTTCTATCTGTCTTTAGGAAATTTATCTACAGAAAAAACAGGAGAGCTTATTGCAGGTACTTTAGGGTGGTCGGGCAATTTTCAATCTTCTTTTGAGATTGACCAAGCTAATAATCTTAGGGTAATTAACGGCATTAACCCCTATGCTTCTGACTATAAACTGGCTGCGGGACAAACTTTTGTTACACCTGAATTCATTTTTACACATACGTTGAATGGCAAGGGGCAGGCTACCAGAAATTTGCATGACTGGGCAAGAAATTACGGTGTATTGGATGGGACAAAACCACGAATGACCTTATTAAACAACTGGGAAGCTACTCATATGGATTTTAATCAGGATATTCTGGTAGAACTGTTTGATGGAGCCAAGAAATTGGGTGTAGATTTATTTTTGTTGGATGACGGTTGGTTTGGAAACAAATATCCAAGAGATGCAGACAAAACCGCTTTAGGCGATTGGCAAACTGATAAGAAGAAGTTACCAAGCGGAATTGGTTATCTGGTAAAACAAGCTGAAACTAAAGAACTAAAGTTTGGGATCTGGTTAGAACCGGAAATGATTAGCCCTAAAAGCGAGCTTTATGAAAGGCATCCGGATTGGATATTAAAATTACCTAATAGGGAAGAAAGTTTGTCCCGACATCAATTGGTGTTGGATTTGGTGAATCCTAAAGTGCAGGATTTTGTGTTTAAAGTTGTAGATGATTTGATGAAAGAAAATCCGAACATTGCTTTTATAAAGTGGGATTGCAACAGGCCAATGACCAGTACTTACTCTCCTTATCTAAAAACTAATCAATCTAATACTTATGTAGATTATACCAAAAGTTTGTATAAAGTATTGGAAAGATTGAGAGCAAAATACCCGCATTTGCCAATTATGCTTTGTGCTGGCGGAGGCGGAAGAACGGATTATGGAGCGTTAAAATATTTTACTGAATTTTGGCCAAGTGATAATACAGACGGTTTCGAACGTATTTTTATCCAATGGGGATATTTGAATTTCTTTCCGGCTTTAACTGTGTCCAGTCATATCACATCTATGGGGAAACAACCTATAAAGTTTAGAACAGATGTTGCCATGATGGGTAAAATGGGCTATGATATCCGCGTAAATAAAATGACCAATGAGGAGATAGAATTTAGCAATCAGGCGGTTAAAACCTATAAAAAGTTGAGTGATGTGATTTGGTTTGGAGATTTATACCGTTTGATTTCGCCATATGAAGAACCAAGAGCAGTATTAATGTATGCCGATAAAAATAAAAACAGAGCTGTCGTCTTTAATTATATTCTGAATTACCGAAGAAAAGAATACTTGGGTAAGGTGAAGTTAGAGGGGTTAGATGCAAATAAAAAATATAAAATTGAAGAAGTAAACCTTATGCCTGGAACAAAATCTGCATTAGCAGAAAATGGAAAAGTTTACAGCGGAGATTTCCTGATGAAAGTTGGTTTAAATCTGGCTCCGGGAAAAGTACAGGCAGTGTCAAGCTCTGTAATCGAATTAACAGCACAATAA